One genomic window of Prochlorococcus sp. MIT 0603 includes the following:
- a CDS encoding class I SAM-dependent methyltransferase, which translates to MDSLKVQYGCGLSNPIGWKNYDSTPTLFIQKIPLSKLFSKIIYKILKKTNPRISANLRNIISNKAIYGDITKRLPERSSSVDFLYASHVLEHLPLKEFTFAIKESYRILKKGGIFRLVVPNLRYFIEEYLDSDSKSKSIDFCLNSNLGKESFENIFSRMRGDGHHLMYDYQTLENELSKVKFSSIRRARFDDSEYSEFKEVEDKNRWEYPENIGFECIK; encoded by the coding sequence ATGGATTCCCTAAAAGTTCAATACGGTTGTGGTTTAAGTAATCCTATCGGGTGGAAAAACTATGACTCAACCCCAACCCTCTTTATACAAAAAATCCCACTTTCAAAACTATTTTCTAAGATAATTTATAAAATCTTGAAAAAAACCAATCCGCGTATATCTGCAAATCTAAGGAATATTATCTCGAACAAAGCAATTTATGGCGACATAACTAAAAGATTGCCAGAGAGAAGTTCTTCAGTAGATTTTTTATATGCGTCTCATGTGTTAGAGCATTTACCATTAAAGGAATTTACTTTTGCCATTAAGGAAAGTTATCGAATTTTAAAGAAAGGAGGCATTTTCAGACTAGTCGTTCCGAACTTGCGTTATTTTATAGAAGAGTATTTAGATTCGGATTCAAAATCTAAAAGTATAGATTTCTGTTTAAACTCAAACCTAGGTAAGGAAAGTTTTGAAAATATTTTTAGCAGAATGAGAGGTGATGGTCATCACCTTATGTATGATTATCAAACATTGGAAAATGAACTATCAAAAGTCAAATTTTCGAGTATTCGAAGAGCTAGATTTGATGATTCTGAATATTCTGAGTTTAAGGAGGTTGAAGATAAGAATCGTTGGGAATACCCTGAAAATATTGGCTTTGAGTGTATAAAGTGA
- a CDS encoding FkbM family methyltransferase, whose amino-acid sequence MRFTASPNPIKRNFRSFFKKISKNIGLDITRYSRLNDSNILFKEIIKSNNINIVFDVGANIGLFSIFLREIGYKGQIVCFEPISKAYSELLKNTKNQNCIIYPQSAVGDSNGEISINISGHTGCSSILPILDSHTSICPGSEYVSKENVPINTLDDISTKYIDEDSNLFLKIDTQGYEWNVLDGADNTLRRCKGILIELSLLPLYLNQKLWWDIIDRLKKLGFSLWHLETVTKDPDSHRLLQLDAIFIRTEDI is encoded by the coding sequence TTGAGATTTACAGCATCCCCAAACCCAATTAAAAGAAATTTCAGATCATTCTTTAAAAAAATATCAAAAAATATTGGATTAGATATTACTAGGTATTCCAGGCTTAATGATTCAAATATATTATTCAAAGAAATAATTAAAAGTAATAATATAAATATAGTTTTTGATGTTGGAGCCAATATTGGACTTTTTTCAATATTCCTTAGAGAGATTGGCTATAAAGGTCAAATAGTATGCTTTGAGCCAATTTCTAAAGCATATTCTGAACTTCTTAAGAATACTAAAAATCAGAATTGTATAATTTACCCTCAATCTGCAGTTGGTGATAGTAATGGTGAGATAAGTATTAACATTTCAGGTCACACTGGATGCTCATCTATATTGCCAATCTTAGATTCCCACACTTCTATTTGTCCTGGTTCAGAATATGTTTCAAAAGAAAATGTTCCTATAAATACACTTGATGATATCTCTACAAAATATATAGATGAAGACTCAAACTTATTCTTAAAAATTGACACCCAAGGTTACGAGTGGAATGTATTAGATGGAGCAGATAATACTTTGAGAAGATGTAAAGGGATATTAATTGAATTATCATTACTTCCATTATATCTGAATCAAAAACTTTGGTGGGATATTATCGATAGGCTAAAGAAACTGGGATTCTCTTTATGGCATTTAGAAACAGTTACGAAAGATCCAGATAGCCATCGCTTACTTCAATTAGATGCTATTTTTATAAGGACAGAAGACATTTAA
- a CDS encoding glycosyltransferase family 10 domain-containing protein, with protein sequence MQEKMRVAYISFYAKSFDHEYDSCRENGGVRYVELKKKAKSNGITFEKYRTKFHSEYDVLMIWDIPRITDLIPILINNICIKRIPILLILEETPCGRNRFMMNIPCLFSMVCVNTIESNFKYRFYKTRCFVQPGIPNKEDIINCKSEILAGNRVKSICYIGAGKTSVNPLSTYKLRRNIVEILSNAKISFSLFGEGWGRRTVPMDLFGAALISRVKPIKKIIEWIININHQKIISNGRIKSKKDTMKNYNFALAIEPYIGRPYIILEKIFDPMLIGCIPIYYGPSEYSSIPDNIFIKIKKETNINKLTNYLNSFSEEELSKYRNDIYNYLISELADEYRYDKFTKCLIESLYELY encoded by the coding sequence TTGCAAGAAAAAATGAGAGTAGCATATATTTCATTTTATGCTAAATCATTTGATCATGAGTATGACTCGTGCAGGGAAAATGGAGGTGTTCGCTACGTTGAGCTTAAAAAAAAAGCAAAGTCTAATGGTATAACTTTTGAGAAATATAGAACTAAGTTTCATTCTGAATATGATGTTCTAATGATCTGGGACATTCCAAGGATAACAGATTTAATACCAATATTAATTAACAACATTTGTATTAAAAGGATACCAATATTGTTGATCCTAGAGGAGACTCCATGTGGCAGAAATCGTTTTATGATGAATATACCTTGCTTATTTAGCATGGTCTGTGTAAATACAATTGAAAGCAACTTTAAATATAGATTCTACAAGACAAGGTGTTTTGTACAACCAGGAATACCTAATAAAGAAGATATAATTAATTGCAAAAGCGAAATATTAGCGGGTAATAGAGTTAAATCTATTTGTTATATTGGAGCTGGTAAGACATCGGTAAACCCTCTCTCTACTTATAAGTTAAGAAGAAATATAGTAGAGATATTAAGCAATGCTAAGATATCATTTTCTCTTTTTGGAGAAGGCTGGGGCAGAAGAACAGTCCCTATGGATTTATTCGGCGCTGCATTAATTTCTAGAGTTAAGCCTATAAAAAAAATAATAGAATGGATTATAAATATTAATCATCAAAAAATTATTAGTAATGGAAGAATCAAATCTAAAAAAGATACTATGAAAAATTATAATTTCGCTCTTGCTATAGAACCATATATAGGAAGGCCATATATTATTTTAGAGAAAATATTTGATCCAATGTTAATTGGTTGTATACCAATTTATTATGGTCCAAGCGAATATTCCTCTATTCCTGATAATATTTTTATTAAAATCAAGAAAGAAACTAATATAAACAAGTTAACAAATTACTTAAACTCATTCTCTGAAGAAGAGCTGTCAAAATATAGAAATGATATATATAACTATCTTATATCAGAGTTAGCAGATGAATATAGATATGATAAATTTACTAAATGTTTAATTGAAAGCCTATACGAACTTTATTAG
- a CDS encoding 2OG-Fe(II) oxygenase family protein, which translates to MANSPDRINTNQCSELLSEAEMNRLYQHGYLVIDNFLPNDLYGQLLSELKTSSVECHYQVRPNHYSHIFSSNIQTLPGADEPYIAKFSLIKQREKLETLRKVFLDYLTPILKAASQGKAKYSLFPAAVRMRSGDVYRSHHDGFAGIVGFSLFVNEGWSWDYGGILTYVRDEFTAEAIFPQSNRLVLRNETMKHFHFLNTVEQYCPKEQFLILGWADSKAADASKSLGSYHEF; encoded by the coding sequence ATGGCTAATAGTCCTGACAGGATAAATACCAATCAATGTTCTGAGCTGCTTAGCGAGGCTGAGATGAATCGCTTATATCAACATGGATACCTTGTAATTGACAATTTCTTGCCAAATGATTTATACGGTCAACTTTTATCAGAATTAAAAACTAGTTCAGTAGAATGTCACTACCAAGTTCGCCCCAATCATTATAGCCATATCTTCTCGTCAAACATTCAAACCCTTCCTGGAGCAGATGAGCCCTATATAGCTAAATTTTCTTTAATAAAACAACGAGAAAAGCTAGAAACCTTGAGAAAAGTATTTCTAGACTATTTAACTCCAATTCTAAAAGCTGCCTCACAAGGAAAAGCTAAATACTCCCTATTTCCAGCAGCCGTTCGTATGCGTTCTGGAGATGTATATCGATCACACCATGATGGTTTTGCTGGCATTGTGGGATTTTCCTTGTTTGTAAATGAAGGATGGAGTTGGGATTATGGAGGCATTTTGACTTATGTTCGGGATGAATTTACAGCTGAAGCAATATTCCCTCAATCAAATCGATTGGTTTTAAGAAACGAGACAATGAAGCATTTCCATTTCTTGAATACTGTTGAACAATATTGTCCAAAAGAGCAATTCTTAATTTTAGGCTGGGCTGATAGCAAGGCTGCAGACGCCTCTAAATCTCTAGGCTCATATCATGAATTCTGA
- a CDS encoding DUF5989 family protein — protein MESFLELAKDIWDFLRVRKKYWLAPLIITIVLMGSLIIFTQGSVVAPFIYSLF, from the coding sequence ATGGAATCTTTTTTAGAATTAGCCAAAGACATATGGGACTTTCTACGAGTTCGTAAGAAATATTGGCTAGCACCCTTAATTATCACAATTGTGTTAATGGGATCCCTAATTATCTTTACTCAAGGTTCCGTAGTGGCTCCATTTATTTATTCTCTATTTTAG
- a CDS encoding CsgG/HfaB family protein, whose protein sequence is MVDKKRIFNRIFSLLAVNSILLPSIGVQELKALPISNFDHLEISQSLLDSEPITIAVRKVKNMAGSFAESGEIYGPNGKKINVGFWNKNVEIKLAEYISNALSDTGHFIIVERNRLYDVFNEQSIKGINPKTAIKKNNLTAAKYIVLTTLSNYVPNSSGSRSSSDSRFLVFKSGKDRAKVNTYISLDVRIVNTSTGTIEHSRTIEGITSTVAKADRSGVTLGLANNVSEKQRYDMTATSRALRAAVINVVDYLDCRLYLQDECLDEYKAMDEIRKESTKDTFDLF, encoded by the coding sequence ATGGTAGATAAAAAAAGGATTTTTAATAGAATATTTTCTCTATTAGCAGTCAACTCTATTCTATTGCCCTCTATAGGAGTACAAGAATTAAAGGCTTTGCCAATAAGCAATTTTGATCATTTAGAAATTTCACAGAGCTTATTAGATTCAGAGCCAATTACTATTGCAGTTAGGAAGGTAAAGAATATGGCTGGTAGCTTTGCTGAAAGCGGGGAAATATATGGTCCTAATGGTAAGAAAATTAATGTTGGGTTTTGGAATAAAAATGTTGAGATTAAACTTGCAGAGTATATTTCAAATGCACTTTCAGATACCGGTCATTTCATTATAGTTGAGAGAAATAGGTTATACGATGTCTTTAATGAACAATCAATTAAAGGAATAAATCCAAAAACTGCAATCAAGAAAAATAACTTGACAGCTGCTAAGTATATTGTACTGACGACATTGAGCAATTATGTGCCAAATTCATCAGGCTCAAGAAGTAGCTCAGATTCAAGATTCTTAGTTTTTAAATCAGGAAAAGATCGCGCTAAGGTTAATACTTATATATCATTAGATGTAAGGATCGTTAATACAAGTACAGGGACTATTGAGCATAGTAGAACAATTGAAGGGATAACTTCAACAGTTGCGAAAGCTGATAGATCGGGAGTTACATTAGGTTTAGCTAATAATGTCAGTGAGAAGCAAAGGTATGATATGACTGCCACAAGCAGGGCCTTACGTGCAGCTGTTATTAACGTAGTTGATTATTTGGATTGTCGTCTATATCTTCAAGATGAATGCTTGGATGAATATAAAGCCATGGATGAGATAAGGAAAGAGTCCACTAAAGATACATTTGATCTTTTTTAG
- a CDS encoding carbamoyltransferase family protein — MVSLKDKIYILGISCFYHDSAVTLIRDGEIVAAVQEERFSRRKHDPRFPVNAIRYCLESQNIDLSIIKSIVYYEKPLLTFERLLETYLATAPRGLRSFIAAMQVWLKEKLFLKSELKKQFEGLQQELVPKVKPNIPELLFSEHHLSHAAAAFYPSPIKQSAILCMDGVGEWATTSAWIGSQNTIKPLWEISFPHSLGLLYSAFTYYCGFKVNSGEYKLMGLAPYGEAKYVDKIKNNLIDIKEDGTFKLDINYFKYHRGFRMTSRKFHNLFGNAPREKEKEITQFHMDLAASIQVVTEEIVLKLAKSLQEETGIKNLCLAGGVALNCVANGKLLKEEIFNDLWIQPASGDAGSSLGAALVAWHQHFDKPRRANPNDSMKGTYLGCEFSNHEIISYLKKINATFQTLEDDKLFEKVAQELEYGKVIGWFNGPMEFGPRALGGRSIIGDPRNKEMQRKLNLKIKYRESFRPFAPSILEEDVASQFEMNVKSPYMLLVAPIKKKLRKAMSSDEQKLFGIQKLNISRSSLPAITHVDYSARIQTVSSKTNPRYHKLITAFKERTGCPAIINTSFNVRGEPIVCTPQDAFRCFMRTEMDILILQNRILFKNDQLNEEKNENWMQQFALD; from the coding sequence ATGGTTAGTTTAAAAGATAAAATCTATATATTAGGAATCTCCTGCTTTTATCATGATAGTGCAGTTACTCTAATTCGTGACGGAGAAATTGTTGCTGCAGTTCAAGAAGAAAGATTCTCAAGAAGGAAGCATGATCCTAGATTTCCTGTTAATGCAATTAGGTACTGTCTTGAATCTCAAAATATTGACCTAAGTATTATTAAATCTATTGTTTATTACGAAAAGCCGCTTCTAACATTTGAACGTTTATTAGAGACATACCTTGCAACAGCACCAAGAGGTTTGCGTTCTTTTATTGCAGCAATGCAAGTTTGGTTAAAAGAAAAGCTGTTTTTAAAATCAGAGCTTAAAAAACAATTTGAAGGCCTTCAACAGGAACTAGTCCCAAAGGTTAAACCTAATATTCCAGAGTTACTCTTCTCAGAGCATCACCTATCTCATGCTGCAGCTGCATTTTATCCAAGCCCAATTAAACAGAGTGCAATACTTTGCATGGATGGAGTAGGAGAATGGGCTACAACATCTGCCTGGATTGGCAGTCAAAATACAATTAAACCTCTTTGGGAAATAAGTTTTCCACATTCCCTTGGTCTCTTATATTCTGCATTTACATATTATTGCGGTTTCAAAGTCAATTCTGGTGAGTATAAATTAATGGGTCTAGCACCATATGGAGAGGCAAAGTATGTAGATAAAATCAAAAACAACCTAATTGATATTAAAGAAGATGGAACTTTTAAGCTTGATATTAATTACTTTAAATATCATCGAGGGTTCCGAATGACTAGTAGGAAGTTTCACAATCTTTTTGGAAATGCTCCTAGAGAAAAAGAAAAAGAGATAACTCAGTTCCATATGGACTTAGCCGCATCTATTCAAGTTGTTACTGAAGAAATAGTATTAAAATTAGCCAAATCGCTTCAAGAAGAAACCGGAATTAAAAATCTCTGTCTTGCAGGTGGAGTCGCATTGAATTGCGTCGCAAATGGAAAGTTGCTGAAAGAAGAAATCTTTAATGATCTTTGGATTCAACCTGCAAGTGGAGATGCTGGTTCCTCTTTAGGTGCAGCACTTGTTGCGTGGCACCAACATTTTGATAAACCAAGAAGAGCTAACCCTAATGATTCAATGAAGGGGACTTATCTTGGTTGTGAGTTTTCGAATCATGAGATTATTAGTTATTTAAAAAAAATTAATGCTACTTTTCAAACCCTAGAAGATGACAAACTCTTTGAGAAAGTTGCGCAAGAGCTTGAATACGGAAAAGTAATTGGTTGGTTTAATGGGCCTATGGAATTCGGGCCTAGAGCCTTAGGGGGAAGATCCATTATTGGTGATCCACGCAATAAAGAAATGCAAAGAAAACTAAATCTTAAAATAAAGTATAGAGAAAGTTTTCGTCCTTTTGCACCATCGATTTTAGAAGAAGATGTTGCCAGTCAATTTGAGATGAATGTTAAGAGTCCTTATATGCTTCTGGTTGCTCCTATTAAGAAGAAACTACGCAAAGCAATGTCAAGTGATGAACAAAAGCTTTTTGGCATACAAAAGCTCAATATTTCCAGATCATCTTTGCCTGCAATTACTCACGTTGACTATTCTGCAAGGATCCAAACAGTAAGTAGCAAAACAAATCCCCGCTATCATAAGTTAATTACTGCTTTTAAAGAACGAACTGGTTGCCCCGCAATTATAAATACATCATTCAACGTAAGAGGAGAACCTATTGTTTGCACTCCACAAGATGCCTTCCGCTGTTTTATGAGAACAGAAATGGACATACTTATTCTTCAAAACCGTATCTTATTTAAGAATGATCAATTAAATGAAGAGAAAAATGAAAATTGGATGCAGCAATTTGCACTCGATTAA
- a CDS encoding SxtJ family membrane protein translates to MNRTIHKKRLREFGFLFGFGLPILIGWILPVLSGHTFRIWTIWVGIPSILIGIFMPSVLLYPYKGWMAIGHGLGFINSHLILGLIFLVVLQPIAYVMRALGYDPLRKKKSNVSSYREIKNHVDIDLRRIF, encoded by the coding sequence ATGAATAGAACAATTCACAAGAAACGATTGCGAGAATTTGGTTTTCTTTTTGGATTTGGATTACCTATTCTGATTGGATGGATCTTACCTGTACTTTCAGGTCATACATTTCGAATTTGGACTATTTGGGTTGGTATTCCATCTATCCTCATAGGAATCTTTATGCCAAGTGTTCTTCTTTACCCATACAAAGGGTGGATGGCTATTGGACATGGCCTAGGCTTCATTAACAGTCACCTAATTCTTGGGTTAATATTTCTTGTTGTTTTGCAACCCATTGCTTACGTAATGAGAGCTTTAGGATACGATCCATTGAGAAAAAAAAAGAGCAATGTCTCTTCCTATCGTGAAATCAAAAACCATGTTGATATAGATTTAAGACGCATTTTCTAG
- a CDS encoding Fe2+-dependent dioxygenase produces MDFLVHKLIGKAEAAKCLESIESDQMSWESGKRTAGTHAAELKDNLQLNRNSKIAIENVEIIRKAITSDQLIKSFSLPRKIHGVMFTKTSENQGYGIHIDNPYMSSGRSDLSFTLFLNDPEEYEGGELSIHTLQEVKKFKLAQGHLVIYPSTSLHSVEQVKSGQRVVCVGWIQSYVSNNDDRTLLFGLDAGAKGLLAKHGRSAELDLVFQSYSNLLRRLGD; encoded by the coding sequence ATGGATTTTTTAGTACATAAGCTTATAGGCAAAGCTGAAGCTGCGAAATGTCTGGAAAGTATTGAGAGCGATCAAATGAGCTGGGAAAGTGGTAAAAGGACGGCAGGTACGCATGCCGCTGAATTAAAAGACAATTTGCAATTAAATAGAAATTCAAAAATTGCCATTGAAAATGTCGAAATCATTCGAAAAGCGATTACTTCAGATCAGTTAATTAAAAGCTTCTCTTTGCCTAGAAAAATCCATGGCGTTATGTTTACAAAAACTTCAGAAAACCAAGGTTATGGAATACATATAGATAACCCATATATGAGTTCTGGTAGAAGTGATTTGTCTTTTACCTTGTTTTTAAATGACCCTGAAGAATACGAAGGTGGCGAATTGTCTATACATACCCTGCAAGAGGTGAAAAAGTTCAAGCTTGCTCAAGGTCATCTTGTCATCTATCCAAGCACTTCTTTGCATTCAGTGGAGCAAGTTAAATCTGGCCAGAGAGTTGTATGTGTTGGCTGGATACAAAGCTATGTTAGTAATAATGATGATAGAACGCTATTGTTTGGACTCGATGCGGGAGCAAAAGGATTACTTGCCAAACATGGCAGATCTGCAGAGCTGGACTTAGTTTTTCAATCATATAGCAATTTACTTAGGAGGCTAGGTGATTAG
- the rpmG gene encoding 50S ribosomal protein L33 — MAKKGTRIVVTIECTECRTVPASEKRSPGVSRYTTEKNRRNTTERLELKKFCPQLNKMTIHKEIK, encoded by the coding sequence ATGGCAAAGAAAGGAACTAGAATCGTTGTAACCATAGAGTGTACTGAGTGTAGAACTGTTCCTGCTTCTGAAAAGCGTTCTCCTGGAGTGTCAAGATACACGACAGAAAAAAACCGTCGGAACACAACCGAAAGGTTGGAGCTTAAAAAGTTTTGCCCTCAGCTAAATAAGATGACTATTCACAAGGAAATCAAATAA
- a CDS encoding extracellular solute-binding protein, giving the protein MKVSRSMISSLSACAVVIGASLGAQLTASTKREVRVYSGRHYNTDKQVFKQFDKETGIRVRLIETEGISLLERLKREGKKSTADVILLVDAARINNAAKDGLLQSFRSDKLEKNVPSNYKDSKRRWYALTRRVRVMVVNPSKVNASKIRTFADLADPSLKGLVCLRKRNSPYNQSLVANQIVLRGERKTRTWLNKMLSNVSQPYFPGDIGITRAVAQGKCGVGIVNHYYVARMLAGVNGSNDIRLAKKVRVITPNPAHVNVSAGGLARYAKNRSEAIEFLEYLASPKGSEGLAGPTYEHPLVGLNNSEEVKSFGGFKPDKVTISQLGEYNSKAIKMMIKAGWQ; this is encoded by the coding sequence ATGAAAGTTTCAAGAAGCATGATCTCATCTCTAAGTGCATGTGCTGTAGTAATTGGAGCTAGTTTAGGTGCACAACTTACCGCTTCAACAAAAAGAGAGGTTAGGGTATATTCTGGTCGGCACTATAATACTGATAAACAAGTATTTAAACAGTTTGATAAAGAAACAGGAATTAGGGTAAGGCTTATTGAAACTGAAGGCATCTCATTACTTGAAAGATTAAAAAGAGAAGGCAAAAAATCTACTGCTGATGTCATCTTATTAGTCGACGCTGCAAGAATAAATAACGCAGCAAAGGATGGTCTTTTACAATCATTTCGATCAGATAAATTAGAAAAAAATGTTCCTTCTAATTACAAGGATTCAAAAAGAAGGTGGTATGCACTTACCAGGAGAGTAAGAGTGATGGTAGTGAATCCAAGTAAAGTAAATGCATCTAAGATACGAACATTCGCAGACCTAGCTGATCCTTCCTTAAAAGGATTAGTATGCCTTAGAAAACGCAACAGCCCATATAATCAATCATTAGTAGCTAATCAAATAGTTCTCAGGGGTGAAAGAAAAACAAGAACTTGGCTGAACAAAATGTTATCTAATGTATCTCAACCTTACTTCCCTGGAGATATAGGAATAACACGTGCTGTCGCTCAAGGAAAATGCGGAGTTGGAATAGTAAATCATTATTATGTTGCTAGAATGCTTGCAGGAGTTAATGGCAGCAATGATATACGTTTAGCAAAAAAAGTAAGGGTAATTACACCTAACCCTGCACATGTTAATGTAAGCGCAGGTGGGTTAGCAAGATACGCCAAGAATAGATCTGAAGCGATAGAGTTTTTAGAATACCTTGCTTCACCTAAAGGAAGTGAGGGGCTTGCAGGACCAACATATGAACACCCTTTAGTTGGATTAAATAATAGTGAAGAGGTTAAAAGTTTTGGAGGTTTCAAACCAGATAAAGTAACAATCAGCCAATTAGGAGAATATAATTCTAAAGCCATTAAAATGATGATTAAAGCTGGTTGGCAATAA
- a CDS encoding NAD-dependent epimerase/dehydratase family protein → MIILTGHKGFIGKKFLDKISVDVLTIEKDTSLNFRESFTNWKDISLIIHQGAISDTTCTNIKEIYTYNIDYTEWLFKQSIKYQIPIKYASSASVYGNQQGIINPLNYYAISKVIMDYWVQDHIKEFKLVQGFRYFNVYGKGEDHKGDQASPISKFAKQVKENGKLKLFEGSDKFLRDFICVDDVVDIVLNNKKPSGIYDLGTSKPISFQKVGDLIANKYEGQIEYIPFPNHLVGKYQNYTCARDEDWGLNFISVEDYINSL, encoded by the coding sequence ATGATTATATTAACTGGGCATAAAGGGTTTATTGGGAAAAAGTTCTTAGATAAAATATCTGTAGATGTTTTAACCATAGAGAAAGATACTAGTTTGAATTTTCGTGAATCATTTACTAATTGGAAGGATATAAGTTTGATAATTCATCAAGGTGCAATATCAGATACAACATGTACAAATATTAAAGAGATTTATACATATAACATTGATTATACTGAATGGTTATTTAAACAGTCAATTAAATATCAAATCCCTATAAAATATGCTTCTTCTGCATCAGTCTATGGTAATCAACAAGGCATAATAAATCCTCTCAATTACTATGCAATATCGAAAGTAATAATGGACTATTGGGTCCAGGACCATATAAAAGAATTTAAATTAGTTCAAGGATTCAGATACTTTAATGTATATGGGAAAGGAGAAGACCATAAAGGAGACCAAGCGAGCCCTATATCTAAGTTTGCAAAACAAGTAAAAGAAAATGGTAAGTTAAAGCTCTTTGAGGGTTCTGATAAATTTCTTAGAGATTTTATTTGTGTGGATGATGTTGTAGATATTGTTCTTAATAATAAAAAGCCATCAGGCATCTATGATTTAGGTACTAGCAAGCCTATAAGCTTCCAGAAGGTTGGAGACCTCATAGCCAATAAATATGAAGGTCAAATAGAATATATCCCCTTCCCAAATCATTTAGTAGGCAAGTATCAAAACTATACCTGCGCAAGGGATGAGGATTGGGGCCTTAACTTTATTTCAGTAGAAGATTATATAAATAGCCTTTAA
- a CDS encoding sterol desaturase family protein, with amino-acid sequence MISLIVIVTPISVITIFEFFFNDDRGKGDFKQTSLGKMSEGEGHKYADIWYYTFSLVLRKLPFLITFFTLGFSIINNEIGDWFHDFYVKYIPYESSIFVATIGVMVVIHMESLTQYIGHRLAHKVPLLWDFHELHHSSTKMTILSINRESPLDEVFTFPITVPITALSGLLLNEYIKQDLMLPFFIYLAYMIIKDLNGLLGHSSLKMVYPKPLSYILMSPALHWLHHSENPKHFDCNLSNDIVIWDKVFGTYLGEEYLEEIESYGVHNTEYNKHHPLYSVTVLPVLKLTRRIKKVMA; translated from the coding sequence TTGATTAGTTTAATTGTAATAGTAACTCCTATATCTGTTATTACAATCTTTGAGTTCTTCTTTAATGATGATAGGGGAAAAGGTGATTTCAAGCAGACAAGCTTAGGGAAGATGAGTGAAGGAGAAGGGCATAAATATGCTGATATTTGGTATTATACTTTCTCACTTGTATTAAGAAAATTACCATTCTTAATCACTTTCTTTACACTTGGATTTTCAATTATAAACAATGAGATTGGTGATTGGTTTCATGATTTTTATGTGAAGTATATACCATATGAATCATCCATATTTGTAGCCACTATCGGAGTTATGGTAGTTATACATATGGAAAGCCTAACCCAATATATAGGACATAGATTGGCTCATAAAGTTCCTCTTTTATGGGATTTTCATGAACTTCATCACTCCTCTACAAAAATGACAATTTTATCCATTAATAGGGAAAGTCCTCTAGATGAGGTATTTACTTTCCCAATCACTGTCCCAATAACTGCATTATCTGGCTTGTTGCTAAATGAATATATTAAACAAGATTTAATGCTCCCATTCTTTATATATCTTGCCTATATGATTATAAAAGATTTAAATGGGCTTCTAGGACACTCATCCTTAAAGATGGTTTATCCCAAACCTCTCTCATATATATTAATGAGCCCCGCTCTTCATTGGCTTCATCATTCAGAGAACCCTAAACATTTTGATTGTAATTTATCAAATGACATAGTGATATGGGATAAAGTATTTGGAACCTATCTTGGTGAGGAATACCTAGAAGAGATAGAGTCATATGGTGTTCATAATACTGAGTATAACAAGCATCATCCTTTATATTCTGTTACTGTTTTACCTGTATTGAAGCTTACACGCCGTATTAAAAAGGTAATGGCATAA